A region of Bufo gargarizans isolate SCDJY-AF-19 unplaced genomic scaffold, ASM1485885v1 fragScaff_scaffold_728_pilon, whole genome shotgun sequence DNA encodes the following proteins:
- the LOC122922808 gene encoding GA-binding protein subunit beta-1-like isoform X1 — protein MALDLGKRLLEAARGGDDDEVRQLMGSGAPFTTDWLGTSPLHFAAQYGHFSTVKVLLQAGISRDARTKVDRTPLHMAASEGHTHIVELLIKNGASINAKDMLEMTALHWATEHNHRDVVDLLIKNAADVNIQSKFGKTPFDIALDRNYPELLIALQETMQGQGHIHIQPARTNAITVSSPQFILTPSLMSTTNMTTSTAGRIDITNPNSVLATLAALAEAYTPISGSGNTAGSSTELVSIDSVGQIMENGGQRVITIVTDGIQLGNLHGRFTTDRMRRPLLVTIQNGEQVVAIPEEDFIEEVVAEEDAPPAKKLRLLPVEAAKKDNTDNREEDTRRLLQQQLHEANVRAQEYRQQLMEKEQEAEEYRVRLENLARQHINGDSFTVVEDGDTIIISTEELQGTEMTEIETVEHHCDIPMESVVM, from the exons ATGGCGTTGGACCTGGGGAAGAGGTTACTGGAGGCGGCTCGTGGCGGAGATGACGATGAAGTGCGGCAGCTGATGGGGAGCGGAGCGCCGTTCACCACTGACTGG CTGGGGACGTCCCCTCTCCATTTCGCCGCTCAGTACGGTCACTTCTCCACGGTGAAAGTTCTGCTCCAGGCAGGGATCAGCAGAGACGCCCGGACCAAGGTGGACAGGACCCCACTACACATGGCGGCCTCCGAGGGTCACACCCACATCGTGGAGCTGCTGATCAAG AACGGAGCCAGCATCAATGCAAAGGACATGCTGGAAATGACGGCGCTGCACTGGGCCACGGAGCACAACCACCGGGACGTGGTGGACCTGCTCATCAAGAACGCGGCCGATGTCAACATCCAGAGCAAGTTCGGCAAGACGCCCTTTGATATAGCCCTAGACAGGAACTACCCCGAGCTGCTGATTGCCTTACAG GAGACCATGCAGGGACAGGGGCACATCCACATACAGCCGGCGAGGACTAACGCCATCACAGTCTCATCCCCGCAGTTCATCCTGACGCCCAGCCTGATGTCTACGACGAACATGACCACTTCGACAG CCGGCCGTATTGACATTACTAACCCCAATTCTGTGCTGGCCACACTGGCGGCGCTGGCAGAGGCCTACACCCCTATTTCAGGCTCTGGCAATACCGCTG GGTCCTCTACTGAACTCGTCTCCATTGACAGTGTCGGGCAGATCATGGAGAATGGCGGCCAGAGGGTGATCACCATTGTGACGGATGGCATACAGCTGGGGAACTTACATGGCAGGTTTACTACTGATCGTATGCGGCGTCCTCTGCTGGTGACCATCCAGAATGGAGAGCAAG TTGTTGCCATCCCTGAAGAGGACTTCATAGAAGAGGTAGTGGCTGAGGAAGATGCCCCCCCTGCTAAAAAGCTTCGTCTGCTGCCCGTCGAAGCTGCTAAAAAagataataca GACAATCGTGAAGAGGACACCCGGAGACTATTACAGCAGCAGCTCCATGAAGCCAACGTGCGGGCCCAGGAGTACCGGCAGCAGCTcatggagaaggagcaggaggcggAGGAGTACAGGGTCAGGCTGGAGAACCTGGCCCGACAACACATCAATGGGGACAGCTTCACAGTGGTGGAGGACGGTGACACCATCATAATCTCCACCGAGGAGTTACAGGGCACAGAAATGACGGAGATAGAGACAGTGGAGCATCACTGCGACATTCCTATGGAAAGTGTGGTTATGTGA
- the LOC122922809 gene encoding cortexin-3-like: MLLTMDGEILSTTMSTSGAALPVSSLTLEQKAAFVLVFLLFIFLGLLIIRCFRILLDPYRSMPSSTWTDYMEKDTFDYRWA, from the coding sequence atgCTACTAACAATGGACGGTGAGATTCTGAGCACCACAATGTCAACGTCAGGAGCCGCCCTCCCGGTGTCTTCTCTGACCTTAGAACAAAAAGCTGCCTTCGTGCTCGTGTTCCTGCTGTTCATCTTCCTGGGGCTCCTCATCATACGTTGCTTTAGGatcctccttgatccttaccgcAGCATGCCCTCGTCCACATGGACAGATTACATGGAAAAGGACACCTTCGACTACCGCTGGGCCTGA
- the LOC122922808 gene encoding GA-binding protein subunit beta-2-like isoform X2 has protein sequence MALDLGKRLLEAARGGDDDEVRQLMGSGAPFTTDWLGTSPLHFAAQYGHFSTVKVLLQAGISRDARTKVDRTPLHMAASEGHTHIVELLIKNGASINAKDMLEMTALHWATEHNHRDVVDLLIKNAADVNIQSKFGKTPFDIALDRNYPELLIALQETMQGQGHIHIQPARTNAITVSSPQFILTPSLMSTTNMTTSTGSSTELVSIDSVGQIMENGGQRVITIVTDGIQLGNLHGRFTTDRMRRPLLVTIQNGEQVVAIPEEDFIEEVVAEEDAPPAKKLRLLPVEAAKKDNTDNREEDTRRLLQQQLHEANVRAQEYRQQLMEKEQEAEEYRVRLENLARQHINGDSFTVVEDGDTIIISTEELQGTEMTEIETVEHHCDIPMESVVM, from the exons ATGGCGTTGGACCTGGGGAAGAGGTTACTGGAGGCGGCTCGTGGCGGAGATGACGATGAAGTGCGGCAGCTGATGGGGAGCGGAGCGCCGTTCACCACTGACTGG CTGGGGACGTCCCCTCTCCATTTCGCCGCTCAGTACGGTCACTTCTCCACGGTGAAAGTTCTGCTCCAGGCAGGGATCAGCAGAGACGCCCGGACCAAGGTGGACAGGACCCCACTACACATGGCGGCCTCCGAGGGTCACACCCACATCGTGGAGCTGCTGATCAAG AACGGAGCCAGCATCAATGCAAAGGACATGCTGGAAATGACGGCGCTGCACTGGGCCACGGAGCACAACCACCGGGACGTGGTGGACCTGCTCATCAAGAACGCGGCCGATGTCAACATCCAGAGCAAGTTCGGCAAGACGCCCTTTGATATAGCCCTAGACAGGAACTACCCCGAGCTGCTGATTGCCTTACAG GAGACCATGCAGGGACAGGGGCACATCCACATACAGCCGGCGAGGACTAACGCCATCACAGTCTCATCCCCGCAGTTCATCCTGACGCCCAGCCTGATGTCTACGACGAACATGACCACTTCGACAG GGTCCTCTACTGAACTCGTCTCCATTGACAGTGTCGGGCAGATCATGGAGAATGGCGGCCAGAGGGTGATCACCATTGTGACGGATGGCATACAGCTGGGGAACTTACATGGCAGGTTTACTACTGATCGTATGCGGCGTCCTCTGCTGGTGACCATCCAGAATGGAGAGCAAG TTGTTGCCATCCCTGAAGAGGACTTCATAGAAGAGGTAGTGGCTGAGGAAGATGCCCCCCCTGCTAAAAAGCTTCGTCTGCTGCCCGTCGAAGCTGCTAAAAAagataataca GACAATCGTGAAGAGGACACCCGGAGACTATTACAGCAGCAGCTCCATGAAGCCAACGTGCGGGCCCAGGAGTACCGGCAGCAGCTcatggagaaggagcaggaggcggAGGAGTACAGGGTCAGGCTGGAGAACCTGGCCCGACAACACATCAATGGGGACAGCTTCACAGTGGTGGAGGACGGTGACACCATCATAATCTCCACCGAGGAGTTACAGGGCACAGAAATGACGGAGATAGAGACAGTGGAGCATCACTGCGACATTCCTATGGAAAGTGTGGTTATGTGA